The proteins below are encoded in one region of Berryella intestinalis:
- the dltA gene encoding D-alanine--poly(phosphoribitol) ligase subunit DltA, translating to MIQREAQDEPMTNVILNSVRKTALENPGAPIHRMAGAREVTYGQAWDMAGRIAGKLREKTSGREPVMVYGHKSSLMVVSFLACLRAGHAFVPIDSELPSSRVVDIARQLDFPPIICAEQAPCDLLEAMPANRFLSAADAANGDGSVEDEPEDLWVSGEETHYIIFTSGSTGVPKGIEITANNIERFAAWMKTFPVVREGGAVFLDQAPYSFDLSEYQVVGALVTGGCLHAVSAETTHDYGLLFSDLRGSQVDVWISTPSFADMCLVDPSFSQDILPHARLFLFCGETLHHRTARALRQRFDRALVVNTYGPTESTVAVTYAEIGEADLNSEDPLTVGSARPGTELRIIDPETGERKPAGESGEIVIVGDTVAKGYYRSPDKTAAAFFAAHLSNETPVRGYRTGDQGSLDERGNLRFEGRLDHLVKMNGFRIELGDIECNLTSLEGVEQAAVIPVIRNDQIRSLKAFVVMNSACELDGLELAQDLKARLAGRIPAYMVPRAFCRLQSMPLTPNAKIDRRALAAMGR from the coding sequence ATGATTCAGCGCGAAGCCCAGGACGAACCGATGACCAACGTGATTCTGAACAGCGTTCGAAAGACAGCGCTCGAAAACCCGGGCGCGCCGATCCATCGCATGGCCGGTGCACGGGAGGTCACATACGGGCAAGCGTGGGATATGGCGGGGCGGATCGCCGGGAAGCTGCGCGAAAAGACGTCCGGCCGCGAGCCCGTCATGGTGTACGGCCACAAGTCGTCGCTGATGGTCGTATCGTTTCTCGCCTGCCTGCGCGCGGGCCACGCATTCGTCCCCATCGACTCGGAGCTTCCCAGCTCGCGCGTCGTCGACATAGCCCGTCAGCTTGATTTCCCCCCTATCATCTGCGCTGAACAGGCGCCCTGCGATCTTTTAGAAGCCATGCCCGCGAACCGCTTCCTGAGCGCTGCGGACGCGGCGAACGGAGACGGCTCCGTCGAAGACGAGCCTGAGGACCTCTGGGTTTCCGGGGAGGAGACCCACTACATCATCTTCACCTCGGGCTCGACCGGCGTACCCAAGGGCATCGAGATCACCGCGAACAACATCGAGCGGTTCGCCGCCTGGATGAAGACCTTCCCCGTCGTGCGCGAAGGGGGCGCCGTCTTCCTCGACCAGGCCCCCTACTCGTTCGATCTTTCCGAGTACCAGGTGGTGGGCGCGCTTGTCACCGGGGGGTGCCTGCACGCCGTTTCGGCCGAAACTACCCACGACTACGGGCTGCTGTTCTCCGACCTGCGGGGATCGCAGGTCGACGTGTGGATCTCAACTCCGTCGTTTGCCGATATGTGCCTGGTCGATCCCTCGTTTTCCCAAGATATCCTGCCGCACGCGCGGCTGTTCCTGTTCTGCGGGGAGACCCTGCACCATCGAACGGCGCGCGCTTTGAGGCAGCGCTTCGACCGGGCGCTCGTCGTCAACACGTACGGCCCCACCGAATCGACGGTGGCCGTTACCTACGCAGAGATCGGCGAGGCCGATCTGAACAGCGAAGACCCCCTTACCGTGGGCTCCGCCCGGCCCGGAACCGAACTGCGCATCATCGACCCCGAAACGGGCGAGCGGAAGCCGGCGGGAGAATCGGGCGAGATCGTCATCGTGGGCGACACGGTGGCCAAGGGGTACTACCGCAGCCCCGACAAAACCGCGGCGGCCTTCTTCGCCGCGCACCTGTCCAACGAAACGCCTGTGCGCGGGTACCGCACCGGCGACCAGGGCTCCCTCGACGAGCGGGGAAACCTGCGCTTCGAGGGAAGGCTCGACCATCTCGTGAAGATGAACGGCTTCCGCATCGAGCTGGGCGACATCGAATGCAACCTGACGTCCCTCGAAGGCGTCGAGCAGGCAGCCGTCATCCCCGTCATCAGGAACGACCAGATCAGAAGCTTGAAGGCGTTCGTCGTCATGAACAGTGCCTGCGAGCTCGACGGACTCGAGCTCGCCCAGGACCTCAAGGCCCGGCTGGCAGGGCGCATCCCCGCCTACATGGTTCCCCGCGCCTTTTGCCGCCTGCAGTCCATGCCCCTCACTCCCAACGCCAAGATCGACCGCCGCGCGTTGGCCGCCATGGGACGATAA
- a CDS encoding sensor histidine kinase, which yields MNIPENKEERGKAKPAMPPEICRLRRLYIAVALASSVLVLSMVLAFTNMVNWQSMCVGLDGLVDYIVSEGGELEEPVQIEEIPLVAEEETDPVTDILFPEASELAYETRYFTVTLDESGDAVAANTAHVVTIDEATALSMGEEVAQGKARRGFVGDFRYVVTRLGGERTAVFLNVRAELASFWSFFSSSMMAGAAGVLMVLLISIPLSARAVRPVAESQAAQKRFVTDASHEIKTPLAVILSSADILEIEHGESAWIDSIRKQVGRLDSLAGKLVLLSLVDEGRGDLAKAPFDLAKLLSDKVDEFKAVALAQDRGIVLSAPPTLEYEGDRNRIDQLLGILLDNALKYSTPGSDVRVSLFKPEGGSVSLRVSNQVDCIEPGPHDEFFRRFYRADGARSSTGGHGIGLAVARAIVESHGGYLSANSPDSRSFEIEAVL from the coding sequence ATGAACATCCCCGAAAATAAGGAAGAGCGCGGCAAGGCGAAGCCCGCCATGCCGCCCGAGATCTGCCGACTGCGCAGGCTCTACATCGCGGTGGCGCTCGCTTCGTCGGTCCTGGTGCTGTCCATGGTGCTCGCCTTCACCAACATGGTGAACTGGCAGAGCATGTGCGTCGGTCTGGACGGTTTGGTCGACTATATCGTCTCGGAGGGCGGCGAGCTCGAGGAGCCGGTGCAGATCGAGGAGATCCCCCTGGTCGCCGAAGAGGAAACCGACCCGGTGACCGATATCCTGTTCCCCGAAGCCTCAGAGCTTGCCTACGAAACGCGGTACTTCACGGTGACGCTGGACGAATCGGGCGACGCCGTTGCGGCCAACACCGCGCATGTTGTGACCATCGACGAGGCCACGGCGCTTTCCATGGGCGAAGAGGTCGCACAGGGCAAGGCGCGGCGCGGTTTCGTGGGCGATTTCCGCTACGTGGTCACGCGGCTGGGGGGAGAGCGCACGGCGGTGTTTCTCAACGTGCGCGCCGAGCTGGCGTCTTTCTGGTCGTTCTTCTCGTCGAGCATGATGGCGGGGGCCGCCGGCGTGCTGATGGTGCTCCTGATATCCATCCCGCTTTCGGCGCGCGCGGTGAGGCCCGTGGCCGAGAGCCAGGCGGCGCAGAAAAGGTTCGTCACCGATGCGAGCCACGAGATCAAGACGCCGCTTGCGGTCATCCTCTCGTCGGCCGACATCTTGGAGATCGAGCACGGGGAAAGCGCATGGATCGATTCGATCAGGAAGCAGGTGGGCCGTCTCGACAGCCTTGCGGGGAAGCTGGTGCTGCTCTCCCTGGTCGACGAAGGGCGCGGCGATCTGGCCAAGGCTCCGTTCGATCTCGCGAAGCTTTTGAGCGACAAGGTGGATGAGTTCAAGGCGGTGGCCCTCGCCCAGGATCGCGGCATCGTCCTCAGCGCTCCTCCGACGCTCGAGTACGAGGGCGATCGCAACCGGATCGATCAGCTCCTGGGCATCTTGCTGGACAATGCGCTGAAGTACTCCACGCCCGGTTCCGACGTGCGGGTGTCGCTGTTCAAGCCCGAGGGGGGATCGGTTTCGCTGCGCGTTTCCAACCAGGTCGACTGCATCGAGCCCGGGCCCCACGACGAGTTCTTCCGCCGGTTCTACCGGGCGGACGGGGCCCGCAGCTCGACGGGCGGGCACGGCATCGGGCTGGCGGTTGCCCGCGCCATCGTCGAATCCCACGGTGGCTATCTGTCTGCGAACAGCCCCGATAGCCGCTCGTTCGAGATCGAGGCGGTTCTGTAG
- a CDS encoding response regulator transcription factor: protein MKLLVVDDERDLALSLRAILTHAGYEVDTAHDGAQALRRLDSGGYDAVVLDVMMPEVSGLKVVSKMRAAGDDTPVILLTARSTVDDRVEGLDTGANDYLVKPFAAKELLARIRAVTRDRAKTASASASFGDFSVDREAFRLKCGERSIDLTALECKLLTFLVENSHRKVSGEELKLKIWGGDSLSDMGSVWVNVSNLRRKLREAGSHMVISTVRGVGYYLESSHEHPRK from the coding sequence GTGAAGCTGCTGGTTGTTGATGACGAGCGGGACCTCGCGCTTTCCCTCAGGGCCATCCTGACCCATGCGGGCTACGAGGTCGATACGGCGCACGATGGAGCCCAGGCGCTGAGGCGGCTCGATTCGGGCGGATACGACGCCGTGGTCCTCGATGTGATGATGCCCGAGGTGTCCGGCCTTAAAGTGGTGTCGAAGATGCGCGCTGCGGGCGACGACACGCCCGTCATCCTGCTCACGGCTCGCTCGACGGTGGACGACCGGGTGGAGGGGCTCGACACGGGCGCCAACGACTACCTGGTCAAGCCCTTCGCCGCAAAGGAGCTGCTCGCGCGCATCCGCGCCGTGACCCGCGATCGGGCCAAGACGGCGTCTGCCTCGGCGTCCTTCGGCGACTTCTCCGTCGATCGCGAGGCGTTTCGCCTGAAGTGCGGCGAGCGCTCGATCGACCTCACGGCTCTCGAATGCAAGCTGCTCACCTTCCTGGTCGAAAACTCGCATCGGAAGGTTTCGGGCGAAGAGCTGAAGCTGAAGATATGGGGCGGCGATTCCCTTTCCGATATGGGGAGCGTATGGGTCAACGTGTCGAATCTGCGTAGGAAGCTGCGCGAAGCGGGGTCGCATATGGTGATCTCCACGGTGCGCGGAGTCGGTTACTATCTGGAGTCTTCTCATGAACATCCCCGAAAATAA